The Candidatus Eisenbacteria bacterium sequence AGGATCGTGTCTCCCACCTTCGCGTCGGCGACCACCTTCACGTTCGCGATCACGTAGCCCACGTCCCCCGACACGAGCTCGTCCTTGGGCTCGAGTCCCAGGCGGAGCACCCCCACCTCGAGGACCTCGTACCGCTTGTCGGTGGAGTGGAACCGGATCGCCTCTCCCGCGCGGATCCGCCCGCGCACGACGCGGACGTAGACGATGACGCCCCGGAACTGGTCGAAGACGGAGTCGAAGATGAGCGCCTGGAGCGTGCCGGACGTCTGGTCCTCGGGCGGAGGAATCCGCTCCACGACGGCCTCGAGCACGCCCTCGATGTTCGTTCCCTCCTTCGCGGACACGCGGATCGGATCCTCGGGATCCACGTGGAGGAGCTGCGCCACTTCGAGGGAGACCTCGTCCGGCATCGCGGCCGGGAGATCGACCTTGTTCAAGACGGGCACGATCGTGAGCTTCTGGTCGAGCGCCAGGTACAGGTTCGAGATCGTCTGGGCCTGGATCCCCTGCGAAGCGTCCACGACGAGGATCGCGCCCTCGCATGCGGCCAGGCTGCGCGAGACCTCGTAGGTGAAGTCGACGTGCCCGGGCGTGTCGATCAGGTTGAGCTGATACTCCCTGCCGTCCTTCGCGCGGTAGTTCATCGCGATCGCGTGCGACTTGATCGTGATTCCCTTTTCGCGCTCGAGGTCCATGTTGTCGAGGACCTGGTCCTTCATCTTGGACTTCGGGATGGTGCCCGTGCGCTCGAGCAGGCGGTCGGCGAGCGTCGACTTGCCGTGATCGATGTGGGCGATGATGCAGAAGTTCCGAACGGAATCGCGTCGCTTCACGGTGTCGGGCTCAGAACCGGACGCGGAGCGCGACGGCGAGGCCGGGATCCGGTCGGGAAGAAGCGGCGCGCGCCAGGCCGGGACCGGGAAGCGGGCCCAGGTCGGCGCTGAAGTCGCGCAGGTGCGCGTCGACGTAGGCGTCCGCCATCTGGAGGAGGTGGACCACGGTGGCCCACCAGATGTAGTTGATCTTCAAGTTGTAGTGCTTCTCCTTGTCGTCTTGAGCCTGCGCGATCTCGTCCGCGTTGTTGGGATCCTTCGGATCGAGCTCGCCCAAGCGGTCGACCGCATCGTTCTCCTTCGACAGCTCGTCCAGTGCCTTGTACACCAGAAAGCCTTCGCCCGCCACGACCACGGCGGCCTTGAGGGGCCTGCCATTGTACATCTGACCCCATCCCGGGAGGACGGTGGAGCGGAGCATCACGCGGAACGGCGGCGCGCGGCGCTTCGTCGTGTCGGGAGGGGCGGACCGGGATTCAGGGGGCGGGGTGACCGGCACCGGGGCGATGGCGCCGGCGGTGTCGGGGGGCGTGGTGCTGGGTTTGGGGTCGTCGTCGTCGGGGGCGGAGGGGGGTTGGGCGGCGGCGAGTCCAAACAGGCAGGACAGTGACGCCGCGAGCATCAGTGCGATGACAGCCGCTTGCGCGGCGCGGGAGTATGAAAAG is a genomic window containing:
- a CDS encoding DUF5683 domain-containing protein, with the protein product MLAASLSCLFGLAAAQPPSAPDDDDPKPSTTPPDTAGAIAPVPVTPPPESRSAPPDTTKRRAPPFRVMLRSTVLPGWGQMYNGRPLKAAVVVAGEGFLVYKALDELSKENDAVDRLGELDPKDPNNADEIAQAQDDKEKHYNLKINYIWWATVVHLLQMADAYVDAHLRDFSADLGPLPGPGLARAASSRPDPGLAVALRVRF